GTGCAACACCTGCCACAGTGCCAATTAAAAGTCCTGCAACCACATTGGGTTGATTGGCCATTAAGGTCACACCCCGACCACCTAGCCATGCCACGAATAATCCAATTGCCACAGCGACCAAAGATTTCCAGCTCATAAAGGATTTTAAGATGTCATTGCCTGCAATTGCACCACTGGCGATCGGCGTCAGTACCCCGATGGTTAAAATAATAATCCCAATATTTAATCCATGTTGTTGCAACAGAGGGAAATAGGCGCTGAGCGGAGTAATTCTAAAGATGATCAGCACTGCTGCTGCAATGGTGACTGCTGTATTATGACTAAAAATGCCACATGCCAAAAGAATGATCAGTACGATCAAATTAAGATCTAAATGTGACATAAACCTGTTCCATGACTTACTTAATAAAGGGCTTGCTCGATATAATAGTTTAACTGATTCAATGCTAAAGTGCTGTACAGTTGCTTTTGCGACTTTTCAACTTGCTATTTGAGCTTGCTATGAAGAGCTGCTCAACCTTAACTTTATGCAGAATCATTTTTATTTCTTTTACTTATTGTTAGGCACGTTATGAATCTCGAAAAAATGTTGCAGTCCCAAGGTTTTGGTTCACGCAAAAACTGTCAACAGTTAATAAAAAATGGGGCAGTGCAGATTCAGGGCGAGGTGGTGACTGAACCTAAATTTAAGTTAAATTTAAATGAACTTGAATATTCGGTGTACGGTAAGTCATATCAATATCGTGAAAAGGTCTATATTGCGTTAAACAAGCCCGCAGGTTATGAATGCTCACATCAAGCAACGCATCATTTTAGTGTGTTTGAATTGTTCGATGATGTGTTGCTTGATCGCGGTTTACAGTGTGTAGGTCGACTTGATCAGGACACGACCGGGTTGTTATTACTCACCGATGATGGTCAGTTCTTGCAAGCGCTCACCCATCCGAAAAAGCATGTGCCTAAAGTGTATCGTATGCACACTGCAGACCCTGTTAACGATGAGCAATTAAAACAACTTGAACAGGGTGTGGAATTACACAATGAATCAGGTACCTTTGCCGCAACCAATGTGGAGCGACTGGCTGAACATGAATTACAAATGGCGATTCATCAAGGGGTCTATCATCAGGTAAAACGTATGTTGGCGGCAGTCGGAAACAAAGTTGAATCCTTACATCGTCAACAAATTGGACAACTTAAATTGCAAGATTTAGCTGAGGGTGAATGGATGTATTTGACTGAAACCCAAATCTGCGCAGCGAAAAATCAAATCAACTCTGAAGTAGCGGGCGAAGTCATTGCCATTTAAGCAAAGCCAAATTTTTATGGGCTAGGCACGTATATCCAAAAGCTGCTTTTGGTGATATTGAATCAATATAAACCAAAAGCATTCTTAATTTTACGCTTATCTATCGATTCGCCATTACACCCATTCAAAAGTTTATAAAAAGCAATGATAGGTTTGGAACTCGTTGTCCTTCACAAAACCCATTTGCTCATACAATGCTTGAGAGTGATAATTGGTTTTTTGCGTCTCTAAACTGATACGAATCGCATTGTCATGTCGTGCAAATAAAATCGCAGTATCAATTAACTGTTTCGCTGAACCTTGCCGACGATAAATCGGGGTGACATAGACATCATCTAAAATGTAATAACTTGAACATGCAACCGATGAAAAGCCTTTGTATAGCACCACAAATCCAGTAATTTGATCATCTTTAATGTGAATAAAAATCACACTTTCTTGATTGGAAAAACGTTGTTTGAGAAAGTTCAAAGACTGATTTGGGCTAGAAGATGCCCCATAGAATTGACGATATTCATCAAATAAGACAGATAATGTTTCTAAATCATCGGGCATTGCACGTCGGACGATCACAGTCTAGCTCCTTGCAGTTTTTATTGTATACAAGTGAGCTAAGCATAGATTGATGATTTATTGGAAAATAAAGTGTTTAAAATTGCGACACTGTTAACTTTTGTCAGTTATGCCTAGCTTTTGTCACTCTCGCCTAGCAGGGCATTGAGTTCAGCAAAGAAATCGTCATCGTCCATTTCACGATCTTGGGCTTGGTCGGATTGAGTTTGATCTTGTTTTAATTTTTTTAACTTCAGCAACTGTTCCATGTTAATGCTTTGGTTCTCAATCGCAAAAGGAATAGACTTGGTTAGCACCACTTGTTTAAAAAACAAACGCACTGCTTGCGCCGGTGTAATCCCCAACTGTTTAAACACCGCAAAAGCATGTTTCTTTTCGAGTGAGTCAAGTCGGACTTGATAAACTTCTGTTTTTCTCATGAATACAACCAAACGACTTATTGTTTAAGATGCTATTTTAATCAAACTCAACCAAAATTCAATGTTTTAACGATAAAATAGTGGTTGAGTGTCATTACAACGCAATTATAGTGTCAATACTTGCTCAGAACAAAAATGCATGTCTTGCACCGTCACAGGATCTTTAAAGTCAATTTCTTTCGCAAGCAGTTGCAAAGGCGCACTAAAATCATCAGGTGCTTTATGCGTTACTTGCGGGTAGAACGGGTCGTTTTTAATGGGGATTTCGAGGTGATTGAGATGAACACGCAGTTGGTGTTGCTTACCTGTAGATGGTTTGAGTTCATATAGCGCATAGGTCTGATTATGTTCTAACAGTTGAATATGCGTATGCGTATTCGGCTGACCCTCATACACTTGCATCGTGTAGAAAGGATTACCTTTATCCATGCGCAAGTGCAAATCAAGCGGGAAATTTAAATCGCGACAGTAACCCGCAATGGCATGATAAATTTTTTGAACTCTACGTTCAGCAAATAACTGCTGATACGCCCCTCGAGTTTCAACACGCTTTGAAAAAAGCACCACTCCAGCGGTTTCCCGATCTAAACGATGAATCGGTGTAAGTTCAGCATTACCTGTACTTTTCTTTAAACGAACCAATAAAGTTTCTTGTACATATTGTCCAGTTGGACTCATGGTTAAAAAGTGAGGCTTGTCGACCACCAGCAGATCATCATTTTCAAACAGAATTTTTTCTCGAAAAGGCACATGAATCTCATGGGCCAAAAACCGATAATAAAATAGATGTTGATTGGGGTGGTAACTGGAGTAAAGGCTGAGTTTTTGTCCGGATGAATCGAGAATCAAACCATCTTCAAAGCGTTGTTGCCATTCAAGTTTATCAATATGTTTGAAATGCTCAGATAAATATTCAAAAACGCTGTTTGGACATGGTTCACAATGGGGCAAAAACACTTTACTTGCCCCGACACCATCGATCATGGGCGGTTGAAAGCCTTGTATATTTGAGGAGTGATGCGTGTGATCTGATGCAGTGGATTCTGGGATGCGCGCAGTTTTTTGAAGAGAATGTTTAGACATGAAGGCCAAGTTTGAAACAGTGCATGAATGAAATATATTTGAGCAGTCTTCAATGAAAATGCCGTTCAACATAAGCGCGACATAGGTTTTCATCTATGGCAATGGTATCATAGTCCTTCGTTTGAATCATGTTGTGAGAGTTATGCAGTATTCATTTCAACTCAATTTGAATAATGAACAGGATACCCAAAAATTAGCGACATTTTTGGGGCAACATATTGCACAGGGCGTGATTTATCTGATCGGGGACTTAGGTGCGGGTAAAACGACCTTGACCCGTTATTGGTTGCAGAACTTAGGTCATCAAGGCGCCGTGAAAAGCCCGACTTACACCTTGGTTGAACCTTATAAAATCCAAGGTAAAGATGTATTTCACTTTGACTTATATCGCTTAAATGATCCTTATGAGCTTGAGTTAATGGGGATTCGTGATTATTTAGACATTGAAAACGCATTATTCTTATTTGAATGGCCATCGAAAGGTGGCGATGAAATTCCGCAAGCGAATGTGGTCATCAATATTGAAAAATCTGAACAAGATGATGTCCGTCAGGTGACATTGAATTTTGATTTATCCAGCTTTAACACCGCTTTAGAACAGTATTACCAAGGTTAATCTATGCAACGCGAAGAAATTAGTTCACGTCGAATTCATCATTTAAATCCTGCATTAGCCAATCAGATTGCAGCGGGTGAAGTGATTGAACGTCCTGCATCCGTGGTCAAAGAATTACTTGAAAATTCGATCGATGCAGGTGCGACTGAGCTGATTATTCGTGTAGAGCAAGGCGGCAGTACTTTAATCGAGATTATTGACAATGGTAAAGGCATACATCCTGAAGATTTGGCTTTGGCGGTGATGCGTCACGCCACCAGTAAAATTCAAACCTCAGAAGATTTACATGCTATTGTCAGCTTGGGTTTTCGGGGCGAGGCATTGGCGTCCATTGCTGCTGTATCGCGTTTAACCTTAATTAGCGCACAAGATGACTCAGGCATAGGGCATCAGGTTGAAGTCAATGGTACAGCGTTTGATCATCAAGAAATTCAACCCGTTGCCACACAACGTGGAACGCATATTCGAGTACAGGATTTATTTTTTAATGTGCCTGCTCGCCGTAAATTTTTAAAAAAGCCGACCACAGAATTTGGTCATATTGAAGAAATTGTGCGCCGTATGGCGTTGACACATTTTGATATTCGATTCGTATTAGAACACAATGGCAATATTCGTTTAAACCTACCCATTGCAGACAGTGGTGAGTTGCGTTTTCAGCGCGTGCAACAATTGCTTGGGCGTAACTTCACTGAAAATGCCTATTGGATCGATGCAGACAGTATCTCTATGCGTCTTTCAGGTTGGCTAGGTCATCCTTCGGATGCACGTGCGCAAGCCGATTTACAATATGTGTATGTGAATGGGCGAATTGTCAAAGACAAAACCATCTCTCATGCCTTGCGTATGGCCTATGAGGGTATTTTGCATGGTCACCAGCATTCAGCGTATTTATTATTTTTAGAAATTGATCCTGAAAATATTGATGTCAATGTACATCCGACCAAACATGAAATTCGTTTCTTAAATCAGCGTGAAGTGCATGAATTTGTACGTCATTATGCTAAAGAAACTTTATCTCAGTTTCAAACCGCATCAGCAGATTTAGCTTCAGCCATGAAAGTTAAAGATACAGCGCAAACTGACAAACCATCTATTCAACAACCCCGTTATCAAGAACAATTTCAGTTGCATAAAAACGCTTTAGATCAGCAGCCATCTTCAGTTTCGATGCAACACAATCAGTTAAAGCATGATGCACATGATCAAACAGATGCATTGCTGACGGATTTTAATAGCAGTCGACCGCAGTCGGTATCTTATACAGCACCATCGTCGTATCAAGCTTCAGGGCAGATGAGTAATGCACTCAAGTCTTATTTAGCCCCTTTGAAAGCGCAGCAAGATTTAGAACAAGGTGTTGCTGTAGAGCGTATTGCTGAAAAGGACGCTTTACAAAGTACTGCTACATCTAAAGTCGATGAATTTCCCCTTGGCGTTGCGATTGCACAATTACATGGTATTTACATCCTTGCACAGAATACGGAAGGGTTGATTATTGTCGATATGCATGCAGCGCATGAGCGAATATTGTTGCAACAAATGAAAATGGCGTGGGATAAACCTGAGTTTTGGATATCGCAACAGTTATTAATTCCAAAAGTGGTTTCAATTACCCGTATGCAGGCGATCCGTATTGAAGAACTCAAACCTCAATTAGAACGATTAGGTTTGGATATTGATCAATATGGTGATGAACAAGTGATTGTGCGTGGTGTGCCCGCCATTTTACATAAAGCGGATTTGGCAGCCTTAGTGAATGAATTGCTCAATGATTTAGATCCAAATGATCAAGCTCAGGCTTTACAGCAGAAACGCGATCAAATTTTAGCGGGTATGGCATGTCATGGTGCGGTGCGTGCGCATCGTTTACTCAGTTTGTCTGAGATGAATGCGTTACTGCGCCAAATGGAACAAACAGAATTTGCGAGTCAATGTAACCATGGTCGTCCAACTTGGCGTGCCTTTCCGTTGTCTCAATTAGATAAATTATTTGCTCGAGGAGAGTAGTTGTACATGTCAAATCAAATGCCTGTCATTAATTTAATGGGACCCACTGCAAGTGGTAAAACTGCATTGGCATGTGAACTCTATGATCGAGGCAATTTTGAAATTATTTCAGTCGATTCAGCACTGGTCTATCAAGATATGGACATCGGTTCAGCTAAACCGAGTAAAGAAGAGCAGGCACTTTATCCACATCATTTAATCGACATTATTACGCCATTGGAAGTCTATTCAGCCGCACAATTTGTCGATGACTCAACGAAGTTAATTGATCAAATTCACGCAAAAGGTAAAACGCCGATTTTGGTGGGCGGGACCATGCTGTATTTTAAAGCTCTGCTTGAAGGTCTTGCTGATAATTTGCCCAATGCTGATGAAAAAGTCCGTCAACACATTGAGCATGAAGCTGAACAAAACGGTTGGGAGTGGGTTTATGAAGAGTTAAAACGCGTCGATCCGCTGGCAGGTGAGCGTTTTAAAGTTTCAGATCGTCAACGGATTATTCGCGCACTTGAAGTGTACCGTTTAACGGGTCGTCCAATTACACAACTGCAATCAGAGCAACCTAAACAGACAGCATATCGTTACAATTTTCATAACTATGCTTTGCTGCCTGATCGGTTAGAATTACATGGACGAATTGAACAGCGTCTAAAAAAAATGTGGGAGATTGGATTTTTAAATGAAGTTGAGTCTCTGATTGAAAAATACAATTTAAACGAAAACCTTCCTTCTGCAAGATCAGTGGGTTACCGCCAAGCTTTAGATTTTCTTAAAAATAGTGACAGAAGTCACAAAAGCAAACTTGAAATGGAGGATAAAAGTTTATTTGCAACACGACAACTTGCAAAACGTCAATATACTTGGCTGCGTTCCTTGCAAGAAGCGCACACTTTTAAGACTTATTTAACGATAAAGCAAGCTCAAGAAGACTTGCGAAACTTACATGGATAAAGCAAAATTTAGCGACTGTCTTTTTATAAATTTTAATTGCAACATAAAGACAGTTTTTGCGCTGATTTTAAATTTTTTTTTGGAGTATAAAATGTCTAAAGGTCAAACTTTACAAGATCCGTTCTTAAATTCTCTCCGTAAAGAACGTATTCCTGTTTCTATCTTTCTTGTAAACGGTATCAAACTACAAGGTCATATCGAGTCTTTTGACCAATACGTTGTTTTATTAAAAAATACAGTAAGCCAAATGGTTTACAAACATGCGATTTCTACCGTTGTTCCTGCACGTAATCCACGCCCTGCTGGTGCACCTGCTGGCGCGCCTGCTGCTGGTCAAGGTGGCTTCGGTGGTCAAGGTGGCTTCGGTGGTCAAGGTGGCTTCGGTGGTCAAGGTGGCTTCGGTGGTCAAGGTGGCTTCGGTAGTCAAGGCGGCTTCGGTGGTCAACAAGGTGGTTTTGGCGGTCAACAAGGTGGTTTTGGTGGTCAAGGTTTTGGCGGTCAAGGTGGCTTCGGTGCTCAAGGTGGTTTCGGTGCTCCGTCTACACCTAGCTTTGATGGCGAACCAAAATTTGATGACGCTCAAGAAGACGAAAACAATCGTTAATTGATTGTTGATCACTCAATCCTTAAAGATTGTTGAAAAGACGCCCAATGGGCGTCTTTTTTTATTGTTGATGTATGAGTGATTGTCAAACATTAAAAAAGCCCACATCAGTGGACTTTTTTTAGCAAACGAAAAATTACTGTTGTTTTAAAGCAGGATCTTTTATTTCAACATAGGTGTTGGCCTTCAGTTCACGTAACCAACTATCAAGCTCTGCATCAAATTGACGTTCACCTAAAATTTGGCGCGCCATACGACGTTGATATTCTTTGGTCATGTCTTGTTGACGTGTATCGGTTACTTCTAAGATATGCCAACCAAATTGGCTTTCAAAAGGTTGACTGACTTTACCGACAGGGGAGCTTTGCATCACTTTATCAAACTCTGGCACCATCATGCCAGGTGTAACCCAACCTAAACTACCGCCATCACGTGCTGAGCCGGGATCGTTTGAGTAGGTTGCCGCAAAGGTACTGAAATCTCCACCCGCATTGATTCGGTTATAAATATTTTCAATGGTTTGTTTAGCGCTTTCAGGGGTTACCACTTCTGATGTTTTAATCAAAATGTGACGTGCTTTAAACTGAGGCACCAACGCTTTTTGATCATTAGATTTGCGATC
The sequence above is drawn from the Acinetobacter lanii genome and encodes:
- the mutL gene encoding DNA mismatch repair endonuclease MutL is translated as MQREEISSRRIHHLNPALANQIAAGEVIERPASVVKELLENSIDAGATELIIRVEQGGSTLIEIIDNGKGIHPEDLALAVMRHATSKIQTSEDLHAIVSLGFRGEALASIAAVSRLTLISAQDDSGIGHQVEVNGTAFDHQEIQPVATQRGTHIRVQDLFFNVPARRKFLKKPTTEFGHIEEIVRRMALTHFDIRFVLEHNGNIRLNLPIADSGELRFQRVQQLLGRNFTENAYWIDADSISMRLSGWLGHPSDARAQADLQYVYVNGRIVKDKTISHALRMAYEGILHGHQHSAYLLFLEIDPENIDVNVHPTKHEIRFLNQREVHEFVRHYAKETLSQFQTASADLASAMKVKDTAQTDKPSIQQPRYQEQFQLHKNALDQQPSSVSMQHNQLKHDAHDQTDALLTDFNSSRPQSVSYTAPSSYQASGQMSNALKSYLAPLKAQQDLEQGVAVERIAEKDALQSTATSKVDEFPLGVAIAQLHGIYILAQNTEGLIIVDMHAAHERILLQQMKMAWDKPEFWISQQLLIPKVVSITRMQAIRIEELKPQLERLGLDIDQYGDEQVIVRGVPAILHKADLAALVNELLNDLDPNDQAQALQQKRDQILAGMACHGAVRAHRLLSLSEMNALLRQMEQTEFASQCNHGRPTWRAFPLSQLDKLFARGE
- a CDS encoding pseudouridine synthase, whose amino-acid sequence is MIDGVGASKVFLPHCEPCPNSVFEYLSEHFKHIDKLEWQQRFEDGLILDSSGQKLSLYSSYHPNQHLFYYRFLAHEIHVPFREKILFENDDLLVVDKPHFLTMSPTGQYVQETLLVRLKKSTGNAELTPIHRLDRETAGVVLFSKRVETRGAYQQLFAERRVQKIYHAIAGYCRDLNFPLDLHLRMDKGNPFYTMQVYEGQPNTHTHIQLLEHNQTYALYELKPSTGKQHQLRVHLNHLEIPIKNDPFYPQVTHKAPDDFSAPLQLLAKEIDFKDPVTVQDMHFCSEQVLTL
- a CDS encoding type II toxin-antitoxin system RelB/DinJ family antitoxin; protein product: MRKTEVYQVRLDSLEKKHAFAVFKQLGITPAQAVRLFFKQVVLTKSIPFAIENQSINMEQLLKLKKLKQDQTQSDQAQDREMDDDDFFAELNALLGESDKS
- a CDS encoding pseudouridine synthase codes for the protein MNLEKMLQSQGFGSRKNCQQLIKNGAVQIQGEVVTEPKFKLNLNELEYSVYGKSYQYREKVYIALNKPAGYECSHQATHHFSVFELFDDVLLDRGLQCVGRLDQDTTGLLLLTDDGQFLQALTHPKKHVPKVYRMHTADPVNDEQLKQLEQGVELHNESGTFAATNVERLAEHELQMAIHQGVYHQVKRMLAAVGNKVESLHRQQIGQLKLQDLAEGEWMYLTETQICAAKNQINSEVAGEVIAI
- the miaA gene encoding tRNA (adenosine(37)-N6)-dimethylallyltransferase MiaA, with product MSNQMPVINLMGPTASGKTALACELYDRGNFEIISVDSALVYQDMDIGSAKPSKEEQALYPHHLIDIITPLEVYSAAQFVDDSTKLIDQIHAKGKTPILVGGTMLYFKALLEGLADNLPNADEKVRQHIEHEAEQNGWEWVYEELKRVDPLAGERFKVSDRQRIIRALEVYRLTGRPITQLQSEQPKQTAYRYNFHNYALLPDRLELHGRIEQRLKKMWEIGFLNEVESLIEKYNLNENLPSARSVGYRQALDFLKNSDRSHKSKLEMEDKSLFATRQLAKRQYTWLRSLQEAHTFKTYLTIKQAQEDLRNLHG
- a CDS encoding GNAT family N-acetyltransferase, with product MIVRRAMPDDLETLSVLFDEYRQFYGASSSPNQSLNFLKQRFSNQESVIFIHIKDDQITGFVVLYKGFSSVACSSYYILDDVYVTPIYRRQGSAKQLIDTAILFARHDNAIRISLETQKTNYHSQALYEQMGFVKDNEFQTYHCFL
- the tsaE gene encoding tRNA (adenosine(37)-N6)-threonylcarbamoyltransferase complex ATPase subunit type 1 TsaE; amino-acid sequence: MQYSFQLNLNNEQDTQKLATFLGQHIAQGVIYLIGDLGAGKTTLTRYWLQNLGHQGAVKSPTYTLVEPYKIQGKDVFHFDLYRLNDPYELELMGIRDYLDIENALFLFEWPSKGGDEIPQANVVINIEKSEQDDVRQVTLNFDLSSFNTALEQYYQG
- a CDS encoding DUF441 domain-containing protein; translation: MSHLDLNLIVLIILLACGIFSHNTAVTIAAAVLIIFRITPLSAYFPLLQQHGLNIGIIILTIGVLTPIASGAIAGNDILKSFMSWKSLVAVAIGLFVAWLGGRGVTLMANQPNVVAGLLIGTVAGVALLRGVPVGPLIAAGLLSLIIGSS
- the hfq gene encoding RNA chaperone Hfq; this translates as MSKGQTLQDPFLNSLRKERIPVSIFLVNGIKLQGHIESFDQYVVLLKNTVSQMVYKHAISTVVPARNPRPAGAPAGAPAAGQGGFGGQGGFGGQGGFGGQGGFGGQGGFGSQGGFGGQQGGFGGQQGGFGGQGFGGQGGFGAQGGFGAPSTPSFDGEPKFDDAQEDENNR